A segment of the Lolium perenne isolate Kyuss_39 chromosome 3, Kyuss_2.0, whole genome shotgun sequence genome:
tgcagttagctggatgagttccaagcagtgcacggtggcgaagtcttcaactgaatctgaatacatagcagcttcggaggcttcatcggaagcggtatggataaaGAGGTTCAttattgagcttggtgtggttcctagtgcattggacccattagtaatctattgtgacaacatgggtgccatcgccaatgcacaagaaccaaggtcacacaagaagctaaagcatatcaagctgcgttttcattcgattcgcgagtacatcaaagatggtgaagtaaagatttgcaaagtacacacagatctgaatgtggcagatccgttgactaaagctctccctagggcaaagcatgaccaacaccagaatgccatgggtgttaggtaccttaccatgtaatctagattattgactctagtgcaagtgggagactgttggagatatgcccaagaggcaataataaaatggttattatatatctttatgattatgataaatgtttacataccatgctataattgtattaaccgaaacattgatacatgtgtgttatgtgagcaacaaggagtccctagtaagcctcttgtatatctagcttgttgattaatggatgatcatagtttcgtgatcataaacattggatgttattaataacaaggttatgtcattagatgaatgatataatggacacacccaattaagcgtagcataagatcacgtcattaagttcatttgctataagctttcgatacatagttacctagtccttcgaccatgagatcatgtaaatcacttataccggaagggtactttgattacaccaaacgccactgcgtaaatgggtggctataaaggtgggattaggtattcgaaaagtatgagttgaggcatatggatcaagagtgggatattgtccatcccgatgacggatagatatactctgggccctctcggtggaatgtcgtctgattagcttgcaagcatatgaatggttcataagagatgacatgccacggtacgagtaaagagtacttgtcggagacgaggttgaacaaggtatggagataccgatgatcaaacctcggacaagtaaaatatcgcgagacaaagggaatcggtatcatatgtaaatggttcaatcgatcactaagttatcgttgaatatgtgggagccattatggatctccagatcccgctattggttattggtcggagaagagtctcggctatgtctgcatagtttgcgaactgtagggtgacacacttaaggtttgatgtcgtttaagtagatatggaatatggaatggagttcgaagttttgttcggagtctcggatgggatccaggatatcacgaggagttccggaatggtccggagaataagattcatatataggaagtcactttccaagtttggaaatgatccggtgcatttatggaaggttctagaaggttctagaaaagtccggaataaatcatcatggaaagtggagtcccggagggactccaccttgcatggccgaccaaccctaaggggtggagtcccaggtggactccacttgtggtggccggccacccccctccaaggaaaggtgggagtcccaccttgagtaggactccctccttgagtaggtttcccacctatagtaggttttgttgttggggtcttattcgaagacttgtactacaactcttgggggtttccacctatataatgaggggaggggaggggctggccggtcaCACCACCACAACCTTGGCCGCAGCCCCCCAAGCAcccctctcccagaaaccctagcggttccctcctccctctctctcccacatagcttaggcgaagctctgccggagatctccaccaccacgccgtcgtgctgtcgggattccgaggaggatctactacttccgctgcccgctggaacggggagaaggacgtcgtcatcaacaccgaacgtgtgaccgagtacggaggtgctgcccgttcgtggcaccgtcgaagatcttctacgcgcttttgcaagcggcaagtgatcgtctacatccaccacgagatctgatctcgttaacgctttgtgatcttcaagggtatgttgatcttcacctcgttgctaccgtcttcttgattggatcttggcttgttcttcgttcttgcgataggaaattttttgttttctatgctacgaatccctacacaaacaatccatgtcttaactcaggaaatagattaaaaagctcacagttgttttccattatgcctaactagtgtaaacaagaaacaaaaagatgcaattgcaggatctaaaggaaatagcttcgagcactcacacaccggcaacaatacacttgtcagatgtataggtgcactagttcggcgaagagatagtgaaatacaagtaatatggatgattgtaagtagtaattgcaatctgaaataaagatggcagcaagcaaacatgtaacagaacttgttggaaacgatgtttcaatgcttagaaacaaggcctagggatcatactttcactagtggacactctcaacattgcaatcataaaggaatataaatataagcacttcactatgctattctgaactactctctggtGGGATaatgaacactaattcaccgtgtagggctgcaaaagcaaaccttaaagatgtattcccaagtactaataaacaccccacgctgtcactgtgagcattcataggaggtactaacacaccacaatttcatagagacatccaactcaaatcataactcagtgaataagtattctgtgaaatatagcctaagagacccacacggtgcacacactgtcacctttacacacgtgggacaaggagtctccggagatcacataagtaaaacccacttgaatagcataacgacatctagattacaaagctcatcatatggatctcaatcatgctaggcaaatcatgagatcattgtattgaagtacatgggagagagattaaccacatagctaccggtacagcccttagcctcgagggagaactactccctcctcatcataggagacagcagcgtcgatgaagatggcggtggtgtcgatggagatgccttccgggggcacttccccgtcccggcggcgtgccggaacagagacttctgtcccccgaatcttggcttcgcgatggcggcggctctggaacttttctcgtatcgtggcttcttggtttagggttttcgcgacggagtccttaagtaggcggagaggcagcctcggaggggtcctggtggacccacaccataggggggcgcgcccacccccttggccgcgccgccatgtggggtggggcccccagggctcccctctggtccccctctggctctctggaagcttccgtgaaatataagaccctgggcgttgatttcgtccaatttcgagaatatttcctttgtaggatttctggaaccaaaaacagcagaaaactggaactggcacttcggcatcttgtcaataggttagttccggaaaatgcatcaaaacgatataaagtgtgaacaaaacatgtaggtattgtcataaaacaagcatgaaacatcagaaattatagatacgtttgagacgtatcatggaccccacttactaactgggccagcccgataataggaaagtgggccccacatgcttattgggctggCCCATCTGCATGTTGATCGGTCAAACAAAGACatttggcccggcccacatgcttattgggccggcctatttatcgtgttgaccggtcaaacaaagacattcggcctggcccacatgactagtgggctggcccatttatcGTGTTGACTGGTCAAACGATGACATTCGGCCTGGCCCACCTTTTCAGTGGGCCCACCCAGCTATcctttgaccggtcaaacgaaggcattcggcccagcccacgtgcctagtgggccggcccatttaagttttgaccagtcaaccttagaggttaggcccggaccAAGTACCTAATAGACTAGCCTagttatatagttgaccggtcaaactaagttagctggcccggcccgcaaataaatgggccggcccgcttaaggcgtggcagaccttgtgtgggcctaccatctaccacggggtttcagccggttaacggcgttaactgACAGTTAACGGCATCTGCCACGTgttagtttgcatgacgtcagcagtcaacggcctcccgaaaactcttctgcaacggtccgattttccgtggccgaAGGACGCCCAAACGCGACGCACCAAAAAATCTGTGGTAGGCCTTTGCCTGACGCAATTTGGACCACATAACCCATATCGTCGGCTTAGGCCCATAGGCAACGAAAAAGGGGCCATACCTGACAAAAATTTAACGTTGaggatcagaacttttcttgtagtgcacatccgtctttccgaataggcacatcgcacttgaggtGGTGGCCCCCaagaagtccaccacatacaagttgttttcgcgatacccaacgaaagcaacttttagagtcttgctccacaataggaccacaatatctttatcaataaagatggcgaaacccatcttgccaagggcggaaacagaCAACAAAttataaccaagggttttgacaagcatgacatccacaagagtaatgttgtgtgcaaccacaaccttgcctaaacccaatacctcggatgttaaattatcgccaaaggagacagtGATATCATGAATGTTGGGCCTCAAATCCTTGATGAGATCCTTGCTGCCGGTCATATTacttgtgcatccactatcaagcacccattttgaacctccggcggcatagtcctacatgagatcaattcttggatttaggtacccatttttcaatgggtgctcttttgttagcaacaagggtctttggacccaaatagaccaagcaatatAACCATCATAAGGGCCAATATAttttgcataaacatcaccataataatctttaaataaaacatagtgagggttagcaattcccgcatGATCATCATTAATGGCTTTGCCCTTTGGGGCATCACCACTAATGACAACCTTTTTCTTTTCTTGTGCGGGGTTGGCCTTGTTCTTGTTTGCCTTCATTGCCTTGGCATTGTAGCCAAGTCCCTCCTTTACATTGTTTGacatttgcttactcaagaggtcatccaaagaTAGCTTATTTtgaggagaggaggccttagcaagttcatccttcaacctagcattttcctcaacaaTATTTGAATGATCACAAGTAGAGGTAGaagagctaggcacatcatatttagcaagcctaatttgaagttgctcatttgacttggagaggagagagtgttcactcttcaaggctttgtgagccttgtctagatcatctagatccttcacaagtttctcatgatcaacaccaaatttggccttttctttTTTAAGCACTTTtaccttagccctagcaagatctctttcTTTGATGAGTTTGGCAATTTCATCTTGAGGCTCTACAAGAATTTCTAGtttctcttcaagagaagctatagtttcttgttcTTCCTCGAGAGCCTTTTTTAAAGAGGCAATTTCAAGAGAATGCTCTCTTTCTATTTGACATTTTTATCAAGGATATCTTCTAGTTGTGCTAGACGAGACATGAGAGGCCCAACATGCTTTTtgttgtcacctttcaagttaaaTATGAACTCATCGAactcaagcatttcttgtttaACTTTTAAGctagcatgatcaacccctagAGTATTTggcatgttaggcatagaggggttaggggatgatacctcggaagatttagccatgaagcAATTTTCTTCCTTTAAGTCAATAtcgtcattgggggattcaattgGCGATGAAGAGGTAGTGGAGATGGACGCAAGAGCAACCAACCCATTGGAagtttcatcttcttcttcatcatcatcatcatccccgAAAGCACGGGCGGAGCCAGGGGGGCGAGCAGGGGCTAGACCCCCCCAATGGTTGGCCCCCCTCAACAAAATCCAGAACGTAATACTAGTATACATGTGCAAATGATCGAAAGTAATAGCTTAATTAGCCCACTATTAATTAACTGGTCCTTTGCATACCGGAGAAAACAGGCCCAGTATAGAACAGCCCATGTACCTGGACGAACTCTATTTCCTCTACCCCGAGCGATCGGTCAGATAATCGAAGCTGCGTGTGAGTGGTGCCGCATCTATCTTCCCATCTGGCTGCTAGGGCACTGGGCGCTTGCCGCTGCCGCCGTTCACCATGCTCTTCCACGGCATACGGCCGGAAGTCAGCGTCCAAAATACGTCTGCTCCGCTCCATGAGGCCCGAGGTATTAGTCAAGATTGGCACACCGGCCGTCTACTCCAGAAAAATCCCAGCGGATCAATTTCTCAAGGTATGTACTTCTAATCGCTTTGTCTGATCTCTCTGATGGTATAATGCCTACATGTGCTAAGATGAGAGATATAAATCGAATTTGTTTTTGTTTCAGTTTAGGAATACTTCTCTAGTTTAGATATAAATAGGTTTAGCCTTTGTGAGCacttcttttctgaaattttggaTTGAACTGTACAAATAAGCTAGCACTTTTTTAAGGCGGAATTGATTCACACACGATGTTTTACGTACTAATTGTGTACGATACGTGCGATCAACGGTGGGAACTGCCTATGAAGCAGCGAAGGGTGGAGAAATGCATCGGATGCACTTCGGACAGAAATTTGTGGAATGTATAGCACTACTTTTTAACGGCTGTAGTGAGAATATTAACTCACACACACCTAGTAGAATAGCTAATAGAATACTGTAGATGTAAATTAAACCGAGCATTGTCAAACATGTATGTTCGTGCTTACATCTCttgaaaaatatagaacttcagcATCATTGCCAAAAAAAAGCGCTTCTATATACATGTTATGCGACAGCTGATAATTCATAGCGTCGCCCCCCCTATGCTCaaatcctggctccgcccctgcccgaaagtatattcttcttgagttgagaGCACAATAGATGTATCCAAGGAAgatcttgccatgaagcaatgtgcattcttgatgtgagggttctcattgggggattcaaagagggatGAAGAAGGAGTAGTGGTAGTGGCAATAGCAGCCAATTCCTTTGAGGTTTCTTCATCACTATCACTATTGTTGTCCTCGGAAGAATACTCCTTTTTAGTGAGTAGCATAATCCTTGATGGCCTCTTGTTCTTCTTATTCTTGATGAAGGGCCTCTTGTTGGTAACCTTTGAATCTTTGCtcctgtccttgggaatgaggcaCCCACCACGAGTTTCTCTATTCTCATATGGGCACTCGGCGATGAAGTGGAACTTGTCACCACAATTGAAGCAATATCTTGATCTTGGGCCCGAGCTCTTGAACCCGCTTTctttgttcctcttgatgttttcttcttttactttggatggatcaacccaaaaggttcTTGCATGGAATGTCATATGGTCATGGTAATGGTATTCTAAACCCtccggataggacatgctccaagagGCTCTATATGGTTCTTGAGTGTCCACCTCTTACACCGTATTGACATTCAAAGCAAGATTTGTACCTCTTGCCATCCCCATTGCACGATTCAGAGAATCTTGAGAATTTTGTTCggccaccttgagagcttgcatctcgtgcaccacTTGATAGGAGGTTAGCTTAGGATAGCTTTCCCTTCCAAGGAgactcttgacatcaatgggttcataAGGCATCATGCAATCAATATACTTGTTCTTGATCCAAAAGTCATCAATATGTTGGGCACCCACATTACGAAaggcatcgttaatggatataacCCTTCTATACATCTTGTGATGATCTTCATCTGGCaacctcatgaacccttcggcttggttccgaagagcactatacttgtttctcttcatgctttcacTTCTCACAAAGATTTCAGACaatccatcccaagcttccttggcggtggtgaagttCTGAATATAAGCCAAGTCCTTTGACCCCGCagcttgatgaatcatgttcaagGCGACAGAGTTGAGTTGGTGATCAACCTCTTCTCTTCTATTCAATTTGTCAGCGTTGAAAGGCTTGTACCCTTCAAGAATGACTCTCCAAagctcattggaggcactgcactcataagagcgaaactcaaattgccaccTATTAAAATCCTCAACATTAAACTTACATGGATCACCCATATTGTTTATATGAGGGTGGGAACCGGGGGATCGGAAGAGCGCCAAGGAACgacattgtagctctcacctaagCCCGCTTTAGGAGTAGCATTATGGGTTTTAACATTGGCTAAGTGGTCACCATCCAAGGGCTTTGTAGTAGAAGGTAAGGCCGAAGCATCTCCCTCTACTAAAGAGTCCTTGTTCTTTTCCTCTGTGACGGGAATGACGGGAGGGACCGGTTTTAGAAGCTCCGAGAAATATTTCTTCATATTTTCCATATTAGCTTCCAAGGAGGATCTCAAGGATATTTTCAACGACTTGAGATCTTCCATGGAAGCCGGCTTCGCGACCCCTTCCGGATTctcatcgtccggcatactcttaggcggttaagcctaaAATAAGAGccgatgctctgataccaattgaaaggatcgtatgccgcacctagagggggggggggtggtgattaggtgctacccaatttttagttctttttcaatttaggcttgacacaaaggtaaattctctagatatgtaaCTATGTGAATTTTCCTAGATGACAAGGTATATAACTAAACAAGATATAGCTAGACAAGATATAATAATGCAatcaaggatagaggtaaccgagagtggagcacgcggagacacatggatgattcccgtagttccttccttttgaggggAAGTACACCTACTTTTGGAGAGGTGtggtcgccacaaaggcctaaccaacgccacgaaggcctcaccCAGTTCTCcagtgagcaacgccacaaaggcctagctcaCATGTCCACTAAGAGATTTCCTCAAGGCGGAAAccaggcctttacaaggttcttggggcacacatctacaaccgaattggaggctcccaatatctgtaacaacacaacaacaacaagaacaaatcaaccacaaacaactagggtTTTCAAATGAAACATTAGGAAAGGGCCCTCAAGCAAATGAggggaaatgcaaatcgcttTGGTGAAAATGTAGATCggagtcttctccttcgattctccaaagctcaagagatttgggtggttgagggaggagatatGAAGATTTTCGTGTTTCTTGTGGCTCAACAATGGTGGATGAACTCTTGGGGGTATAAGCAACTTTCTAAGGTAAGAGAAGGGTTCCTTAAATACCCCTCAACCATTTCTGCCCGTTGGGATGATTCAGCGGCATTACCGGCCTCTAGACACCAGCAGTGCCGCCCTGTAGAAAACCTAGGTCAGCTGGTCGAAAGAGTCCAGCCGGCAGTGCCGGGTGCATCCACCGGCAGTGTCGGTCTCCTGTTACCGGGATATAACTATGTATTTATAAAAAGTTAAGCAGTTTATTGAAACTAAGGGAGTATTATTATTATCTCGAAATACTGGTGAATAGTCGATCTCAAATCAGTAGTACCGTGGAAAATTATTAGCGCAGCAGTAACAGCGGTGCAGTTTTTCTTAATTAAGACCGGCACAAAACGGAGAAGAAAAAGGGGACAGGGAGAAGCATTCCCAGCAGAGAGCAAAGGCAAGGCAGGAAGCAAAGCTGACCAGCAGCGCAGCCGCGGCATCTCCACTCCGGTCTCCGCCCGCTCCGCCGCGCACCGCCACCACCTCCGCCGTCCCGACAAGCGAGGTCGAGGCTTCCGGCGACTCCCCCCTCcgtcaccgccgccgccggcgacccGGTCGAGGCTACCCCCTTCCTCCCCTGGTTGGGCCGGATCTTGGAGGAGCCAAGTCTCTAGGGTTCCGGCCGGCGTCGGTTGACCCGCCCCCACCACAGGTACCGCGAAATTTCCGCTCTTGTTCGGCGCTTTGCCCCAGGCCGTGTGTGTTCGGTGCCGAAATGGCCGGAGCAGGAGCCGCGCTCCTCTCGCCGCGTCTGCTTGCTTGCGCCGGTGGAGTGGACGGAGAGTTGGAAACTAGCAGTGATTCAGTTTCTGGGATGGGTGAGCTTGACCTAGCCCTTATCGGGCGGCGCCGGTTAGGTTGGTGGGGAACGATTCTGCAGTTGACGAAATGTTCGTGGTCAAGATGGGCTCATGTCCGTCTCGCTTGCTCAattagctgctgctgctgctgctgccgatgAGCCTGTGAGAATGCGTTCATCAATTAGATGCAAGCTCTGTACCAGGGCGGCTTGATTTGTGATGCTATTTTGATTTACTGCTTAGAGACTGGTGGGTTTCTGTAGAGTGACTCAAGCTATGTATGAGTGTACTGATTTCGACCTTTAAGAAACCTAATCCAGTGCTAGTCAGCTGCATCACTTCATAGTCGTAATGCCTGCACATATGAGACTAGTGATTATAATTTTAGGTTGTTTGTTGCGCATGGCACTGGAAACCTGTTTTCCTTAAGCCGTGTTCTCATGGCCATGGGACATCACTGTACTTTGAGCTTCCCAATCATATTTTCTTCCTAATGTTAGCGTAGCTTGCATCTGCCTTCACAATAAACCTCGTTTTATTGGTGCCATTCAGCCTCGTCCGGTACTGTTGTTTCGTGCCCCATAAACCTGCCCATTGTGACCATAGCGTCCAAAATTTCCACTTCTCTTTCTTCCGATAACTTTATTTGTATTTACTTTACTGTGTTATATCAATTTTCGGTCATACAATGAATTTTTGTCAACTAATTATTGTTAAATATGTATGTGCAGGTCTTTCAAATTTTGACCATTCCTTTTAGTCCTGTGTGATAGCAGTCCATATGTGTCAGTACTGTTCTTAAAACCATAGTCTCTTGGGGTCAGATGTGACAACTGGCAAATGCTCAATAAAGGAGTTTCTTCAGATGTTATCAGAGTAAGCACTTCAAGTGCGCCTAGTACATCGAGTCACGGTTCTGCCCAGGATGATTCTGATTCTTCAGGCGACGTTTATGTGTGGGGTGAAGTTATCTGTGAAAACTCTGCGGGAGCTGGTTCTGATGCAGTAGTCAGGTCAACTGTGAGGCATGATGTCCTACTGCCGAAGCCCTTGGAGTCCAATTTAGTTCTTGATGTGTATCATGTGGATTGTGGGGTCAAACATGCTGCTTTGGTCACAAAAAATGGGGAAGTCTTCACATGGGGTGAAGAATCTGGAGGGCGCCTTGGCCATGGGTCACGAGAAGATCGTATTCATCCCGGTCTAGTCAGTTCATTAGCAGTTTGCAATGTGGATTTCATTGCTTGTGGGGAGTTTCATACTTGTGCTGTGACGACAGCTGGGGAGCTGTATACCTGGGGAGATGGAACACACAATATTGGACTTTTAGGTCATGGTACTGACATAAGCCACTGGATTCCTAAAAGGATCTCAGGAGCACTGGATGGTCTGCGAGTTGCTTATGTTTCTTGTGGAACCTGGCATACAGCTTTGATTACAACAGCTGGCCAGTTATTTACCTTCGGTGATGGTACTTTTGGAGTTTTAGGCCATGGAGATCGAGAAAGTATTTCATGCCCAAGGGAGGTGGAGTCTCTATCGGGGTTGAAAACAATTTCTGTTGCATGTGGTGTATGGCACACTGCAGCTGTCGTAGAAGTTATAGTGACTCAGTCAAGTTCAAGTATATCATCTGGAAAGCTCTTCACATGGGGAGATGGTGACAAACAtcgacttggtcatggtgataagGAACCGCGAGTTAAGCCGACATGTGTGGCTTCACTTATTGATTACGATTTTCACAGGATAGCATGTGGTCATAGTCTCACTGTGGGTTTGACAACATCTGGACAAGTTTGGAGCATGGGTAATACTGTTTATGGCCAGCTTGGAAATCCTCGCTCAGATGGTAAGCTCCCATGTTTAGTTGAAGAGATTATGGATGAACATGTTGTTCAAGTTGCTTGCGGTTCCTACCATGCTGCAGTTTTAACAGCTAAGAGTGAGGTTTTTACATGGGGAAGAGGAGCCAATGGGAGATTGGGCCATGGAGATATAGAGGACAGGAAAATACCTACAGTGGTTGAAACCTTGAGAGGCAGAGGTGTTAGGCACATATCCTGTGGTGCAAACTTCACAGCTGCTATATGCCAACATAAGTTGATGTCAGGAGCGGAGCAATCCCAATGCGCATCATGCCGGCAGCCATTTGggttcacccggaagaggcataaTTGCCATAATTGTGGATATGTTCATTGCAATGCGTGCACCTCTCGGAAGGCACTGAGGGCGGCGCTGGCTCCCAATCCTGCAAAACCTTATCGTGTTTGTGATTCCTGTTTTTTGAAACTGAACAATGCTACAGACTCTAGTGTAACCAATAAGAGGAAAGATTATGTGCCTCGCCACTCAGGTGAAAGCAATTCCGATGCTAAATTAGCTAAAGCAATTGTCCCTAGTAATATGGATATGATTAGAAGTTTGGATAGCAAGGCAGCAAAACAAGGGAAGAAAACAGATGCATTGTCATTTCTTCGATCTCCTCAAACGAGTTCACTTCTTCAGTTGAGAGATATTGCTTTATCTGGTGGGTTTGATCTGAACAGGCCAGTTCCAAGAACAGCTCGTACACCAGCAGCTAGATCGGTAAACACTTCCAGGGCAGTTTCCCCTTTCTCTCGTAGGCCTAGTCCTCCACGTTCAACCACACCAGTTCCAACAACTCATGGCCTTTCTATTGGGAAAAGTGCTGCTGATAATCTTACCAAGAAAAATGAGATGTTAACTCAGGAAGTTGAAAGACTCTGTGGGCAGGTATGTCATTTTATTCTCCGCAAGTATTTAGCTTAGGTTTTTGTTATGTTTGCAAAAAAATAATCGATGCACCTGATTAGGTCGATAATCTGAGGCACCGTTGTGAGGTTCAAGAACTTGAGTTACAGAAGTCTGCTAAGAAAGTACAAGAGGCAATGACCCTGGTCGCGGAGGAATCTGCAAAGTCCAAAGCTGCAAAGGAAGTCATAAAAGCCCTAACGGCACAGGTAATGTTTACTTGGCTTGGTGCTCAATTGCTCATCTCCTTAGAAACCCATGAATCAATGAGCCTACAGGGCCATACAAGCAATATTCCTTGCACATAAAATTGTTTATTTTTGTGGATACCAAGATTCATACATGCTAATTGTCTTCTAGTTAGATTTGACTGTTTACTAGAAACAAAAGGCATATTTTTCACATTGAGAGAGAGAGCGGTAAAGGCTTAGTGTTGGAGTGCAATGACTCAAAATATCCAGTATCCAGAGACTCATTTAATAAAAAATAACTTATTTACTTGGTAGATAACCTGCCAAAATATGCAACTGAGCTTTCTTAATTTATGTTAAGTACCAGTTTCTTTGGTTCTGCAACTGAAATTCTTCCCCTTCTGATTATTGTGTATGCCTTTTTTGTGGCTTGTGTAGCTTAAGGATATGGCTGAAAGACTGCCTCCTGATCCAGGGGGCTATGATGGCAATGGTGCAAAT
Coding sequences within it:
- the LOC127346026 gene encoding PH, RCC1 and FYVE domains-containing protein 1 yields the protein MLNKGVSSDVIRVSTSSAPSTSSHGSAQDDSDSSGDVYVWGEVICENSAGAGSDAVVRSTVRHDVLLPKPLESNLVLDVYHVDCGVKHAALVTKNGEVFTWGEESGGRLGHGSREDRIHPGLVSSLAVCNVDFIACGEFHTCAVTTAGELYTWGDGTHNIGLLGHGTDISHWIPKRISGALDGLRVAYVSCGTWHTALITTAGQLFTFGDGTFGVLGHGDRESISCPREVESLSGLKTISVACGVWHTAAVVEVIVTQSSSSISSGKLFTWGDGDKHRLGHGDKEPRVKPTCVASLIDYDFHRIACGHSLTVGLTTSGQVWSMGNTVYGQLGNPRSDGKLPCLVEEIMDEHVVQVACGSYHAAVLTAKSEVFTWGRGANGRLGHGDIEDRKIPTVVETLRGRGVRHISCGANFTAAICQHKLMSGAEQSQCASCRQPFGFTRKRHNCHNCGYVHCNACTSRKALRAALAPNPAKPYRVCDSCFLKLNNATDSSVTNKRKDYVPRHSGESNSDAKLAKAIVPSNMDMIRSLDSKAAKQGKKTDALSFLRSPQTSSLLQLRDIALSGGFDLNRPVPRTARTPAARSVNTSRAVSPFSRRPSPPRSTTPVPTTHGLSIGKSAADNLTKKNEMLTQEVERLCGQVDNLRHRCEVQELELQKSAKKVQEAMTLVAEESAKSKAAKEVIKALTAQLKDMAERLPPDPGGYDGNGANNSALPNGIESHASIYSSMNGTHQSRNEPINALNMPSLNTGRSLHPNGTSSQHKSPDSTRENSEVSAHRHRVSSPHGSEHSNRRAHSSSDELFTGSSRAGDSSNLDTMSLQSGEDGYRSRSTISLSSDQVQAEWIEQYEPGVYITLTTLLDGTRDLKRVRFSRRRFGEHQASKWWNENHDKVYERYDVRSSERVSSAASTRSAR